The Hydrogenobacter sp. T-2 region CAACCTCTCAGATGGCAACCCTTGGGCGGTGCTATACGGAGACCTCAAGGTGGTAGACCTTCTCAACTACAAAGCCCTTGAGGAAGTCCTGCTTGAGTTTAAGCCAGAAGCGGTTATTCACTTTGCTGCAAAGGTAAAAGTCCCAGAAAGCGTTAGAAAGCCACTGCTATACTACGAGAATAACTTCATGGGAACTCTCAACCTTCTTCAGGCTATGCAAAGAGCTGGGACGCAGTATCTCATATTCTCCTCCACCGCTGCAGTTTATGGCATACCAGATAAAGTCCCAGTAAAAGAGGATGACCCAACAAAGCCTATTAATCCCTACGGCTGGAGCAAGCTATTTACAGAGCAGGCAATAAAAGACTTCTCCTATACCACAGGCTTAAAGTATGCCATTCTCAGGTATTTCAACGTAGCGGGTGCAGACCCAGAAGGAAGAATAGGACAAGTAAGCAAAGAACCAACACATCTCATCCTAAGAGCAGTAAAGACTGCAATCGGTCAGTTTCCCCACATGGAGGTCTTTGGAACAGATTATCCAACACCTGACGGGACGTGCATAAGAGACTACGTGCATGTTATGGACCTATGCGAGGCTCACTTAAAGGCTTTAGACTACCTAATGGGCGGAGGGCAAAGCGATGTCTTTAACGTGGGATATGGCAGAGGATACTCGGTGCTTGAGGTGGTGCAAAAGGTGAAAGAGGTCTCTGGTATAGACTTTGAAGTAAGATACGCACCAAGACGCGAAGGAGACCCACCCATGCTCGTGGCAGATAACCAGAAGGCAAAGCAAATACTTGGCTGGAAACCTCAATATGACAGCTTAGAGTTTATCATAAAAACCGCCTTAGACTGGGAAAAATCCTATATTTATTCCAATGGAACTTGAAATCCTGGAAAAGCTAAAGGAGATAAGAGACCCAGAGATACCTATAGACATAGTGAACCTTGGGCTTATCTACGGCGTGCAGGTAAAAGACAGAATAGCCTATGTGGATATGACTTTAACAGTTCCTTCTTGTCCTGCAAAGGGATTTTTTGCAGAACATATAAGGGAACATCTGCTTAGAAACTTTCCCCAGTTGGAGGATGTTGTGATAAACTTTGTATTTGAACCTGCTTGGAATAGGGATAAAATATCTGAAGAAGGATTGCAAAAACTTAGGAGTATGGGATGGAATATCTAAAGGATAAGTTCAGAGCACTGGCAGAAGCCATAGAGAGGGAATCTGTCCTTGTCCACCGTGCTGCCCTGGTGGATGGCTATAGGGACATACACAAACTGAGCAAATTGGGAATAGACAAGGTGATAAAGAAGGCAACCAATTATGGAGGGAAAAAGGGAGCAAAGATATTAAAGGAGAGGTATGGCATATACACAGATAGGTTGGATGAAGCCCTTGACATTCTAACGGTCATAGCAGAGTCCTCCAGGCTTTTGGATGTTTTTGAGTATGACCTTGACAAAATGGAAATAAGGGTTGACGGCTCAATACTGGTAGAAGCAGTGGGAAGTAGCAAAAGCCCTGTTTGTGAACCCATGGCCGGCTTCTTTGAGGGTTTTCTTAGTGAGTTACTTGACAAAAAGATAAGCGTTAAAGAAGTTGCATGTAGAGCACAAGGTCATGAAAGGTGTATATTTAAGATAAACCTTAAGTAATATGGCGGTCATAAGGGTTAGGACAACCAAGCATACCAGCTTTGTAAACATAACCAATCAGGTCAAAGAAATAGTGAAAAATTCAGGTGTCAAGTCTGGCATATGCATTGTATACGTTCCTCATACTACCGCCTGTGTCTTTATAAACGAAGGTGCAGACCCAGACGTAATAAGGGACATCGCCTACTCTATAGAGAAGCTCATACCATGGAGGGATAACTACGCCCACTCAGAAGGAAACTCTGCAGCACATATAAGAAGTGCCATAATAGGCAACTCAAGGGTAATACCTATAGAAGATGGAGACCTTGTCCTTGGCACTTGGGAAGCGATTTTTCTTGCAGAGTTTGACGGACCCAGAGAAAGGAAGGTTATAGTTAAGGTCATAGAAGACTAAGTGAGGAGTAGTATGAAACTTTTCCTGCTGTTGACTTTGTTCTTTAGCATTGCACTGCCAAAGGAAGTGCCTTTTACACAAGAGGATAGAGACAGGATTATAAGGCTGGAAGAAGGTCAAAAACACTTACGAAAGCAGATAGACGAACTTAAAAGAGACACGCAAAGACAGTTTGACGAATTAAGAACCTTTCTTTATTGGGGTTTTGGCATATTATTTGGAGGTATGGGTATTCTCATAGGTTTTGTCATATGGGACAGAAGAATTGCGGTTGAGCCTATGGCAAGAAAGCTAAGAGAAATTAAGGAAAAGGAAATTCTAAAAAAGGAGGGCTTGATTTGAGATTGGTTGCTCTTGTCCTAATGCTTTTTGCTATCGCTTTGGCAAAGGAAGTTCCTTTTACTCAGGAAGATAGGGATAGAATTATAAGGCTGGAAGAAGGGCAAAAATATCTCCAAAAACAGATAGATGACCTTAAAAAACAGATAGATGACCTAAAAAAAGATACGCAAAGGCAGTTTGACGAATTAAGAACCTTTCTTTATTGGGGTTTTGGCATATTATTTGGAGGTATGGGTATTCTCATAGGTTTTGTCATATGGGACAGAAGGACTGCAGTTGAGCCTGTGGCAAGAAAGCTAAGAGAAATTGAGGAAAAGGAAGAGAAGATAGAAAGATTTATAAAAGAGCTTGCACGAAAAGACCCTGAGATAAAGGAAATTGCAAAAAAGGAGGGTTTGATTTGAGAGTGGTTGCTCTTGTCCTAATGCTTTTTGTTATCACATTAGCTAAAGAAGTGCCATTCACACAAGAGGATAGGGATAGAATTAGAAACGTGGAACTCAAGGTAGAAAGGTTAGAAGAAGGGCAAAAGCACTTACAAAAGCAGATAGAAGAACTTAAAAGAGACACACAAAGGCAGTTTGACGAATTAAGAACCTTTCTTTATTGGGGTTTTGGCATATTATTTGGAGGTATGGGTATTCTCATAGGTTTTGTCATATGGGACAGAAGGACTGCAGTTGAGCCTGTGGCAAGAAAAATTAAAGAAATAGAAGAAGGGGAAGAGAAGTTAGAAAAGGTTATGAAAAAACTTGCCAAAAGGGACCCTGAGATAGAAAAAATATTAAAAGAAGAAGGACTTGCATAGGAGGTAAACATGGAGTACGTGTTGGCTTTTCTTGTTCTTATAGGTGTGCTTATATGGTTTCATGAGCTTGGTCACTTTCTTATGGCTAAGCTATTTGGTGTTAAGGTGGAGATATTCTCCATTGGTTTTGGTCCAGTGCTTATTAGCAAAAAGGTGGGAGAGACAGAATACAGACTGTCCGCACTTCCTCTTGGTGGCTTTGTAAAGCTATACGGCGAAGAAGAACAGATTGAAGACAAAAGAGCCTTTTCTTCAAAGCCCAACTGGCAGAAAATCCTCATAGCTTTTGGTGGTCCACTATTTAACTTTATACTTGCAATCTTGCTCTTTGCCCTAATAGCCATGGTTGGCAGACAGGTGCCAAAGTATCTCTACGAAGAACCTCTTGTGGGTCATGTAGTAGAGGACAGCATAGCTTATAAACTTGGTATAAAGGAGAGGGATATAATACTGGAGATAAACTCAAAGAAGGTGCAAAACTGGAAGGAGCTTGAAAACGCTATCTTTGAAAACATACTTGCCAAAGAGTGGAGCGTCAAAGTGCTAAGAAATGGAGAAGAAGTAAGCCTTTTCCTTAAAGATAGCGTTAGCAAGTCTGCTGGCTTTGGAGCTGAGCCGTGGCTTCCTGCAGTGTTGGGAAGGGTTGTAGAGGATAGCCCGGCATCTCAAGTAGGATTGCAAGCTGGAGATAAAATACTCAAGGTTAACGGTAAAGAGATAAATGGATGGTATGAGCTTGTGAAACATGTGAGAGAGTCAAAAGACAGACCTGTCCTGTTAACTATACAAAGAGGAGACTCCATTGAAGAAAAAATGGTTATTCCTAAGGTTGACCCAAGAACTGGAATGCCCATATTGGGAATAGCTCCCTATGTGGAGAAGGTTGAGACCAGAGAACCTCCTTTGCAGGCTATTTTGGAAGGTTTTCAAAGGACATACATGCTGAGCATACTATCTCTCAAGGCTTTATGGAGTCTTATAACCGGCGGTCTTTCCATAAAAACCCTGGGTGGGCCCATAGCCATAGCTCAGCTGGCTGGCGAATCCGCACAACATGGTCTAATTCCCTTTATAGGTATGATGGCTTTTATATCTGTTCAACTTGCCATATTTAACCTAATACCCCTTCCCATTCTTGATGGTGGGCTTATACTTCTTTTCCTTATGGAATCCATAAGAAGAAAACCCTTCTCTCCCAAATTCAAGGAAGTATGGGTGAAAGCAGGCTATGCCATAATTATAGTCCTCGCAGGTTTTGTGATATTGAACGATATAATGAGAATTCTAAGCGGGGGAAGGTTCTAAAAGGGTCTTCCCGGAACCTTTTCCCAATCTTTTAGGAATAGCTCTATACCCTTGTCTGTAAGAGGGTGTTGGAAAAGCTTTTTCATAACCTCAAAGGGCATGGTGCATATGTCCGCACCAATGAGTGCAGCTTCCACCACATGCATGGGATGTCTTACGCTTGCGACTATTATTTCTGTATCTACGATGTCGTAGTTATCAAATATCTGTTTTACCTCTCTTATAAGCTTCATGCCATCGCTTGAGACATCGTCTATCCTACCTATAAAAGGAGAGACAAAACTTGCTCCTGCCTT contains the following coding sequences:
- a CDS encoding V4R domain-containing protein, which translates into the protein MEYLKDKFRALAEAIERESVLVHRAALVDGYRDIHKLSKLGIDKVIKKATNYGGKKGAKILKERYGIYTDRLDEALDILTVIAESSRLLDVFEYDLDKMEIRVDGSILVEAVGSSKSPVCEPMAGFFEGFLSELLDKKISVKEVACRAQGHERCIFKINLK
- the galE gene encoding UDP-glucose 4-epimerase GalE, giving the protein MRILVTGGAGYIGSHMVKLLGERGYQVLTVDNLSDGNPWAVLYGDLKVVDLLNYKALEEVLLEFKPEAVIHFAAKVKVPESVRKPLLYYENNFMGTLNLLQAMQRAGTQYLIFSSTAAVYGIPDKVPVKEDDPTKPINPYGWSKLFTEQAIKDFSYTTGLKYAILRYFNVAGADPEGRIGQVSKEPTHLILRAVKTAIGQFPHMEVFGTDYPTPDGTCIRDYVHVMDLCEAHLKALDYLMGGGQSDVFNVGYGRGYSVLEVVQKVKEVSGIDFEVRYAPRREGDPPMLVADNQKAKQILGWKPQYDSLEFIIKTALDWEKSYIYSNGT
- a CDS encoding secondary thiamine-phosphate synthase enzyme YjbQ, which produces MAVIRVRTTKHTSFVNITNQVKEIVKNSGVKSGICIVYVPHTTACVFINEGADPDVIRDIAYSIEKLIPWRDNYAHSEGNSAAHIRSAIIGNSRVIPIEDGDLVLGTWEAIFLAEFDGPRERKVIVKVIED
- a CDS encoding metal-sulfur cluster assembly factor — protein: MELEILEKLKEIRDPEIPIDIVNLGLIYGVQVKDRIAYVDMTLTVPSCPAKGFFAEHIREHLLRNFPQLEDVVINFVFEPAWNRDKISEEGLQKLRSMGWNI
- the rseP gene encoding RIP metalloprotease RseP, with the translated sequence MEYVLAFLVLIGVLIWFHELGHFLMAKLFGVKVEIFSIGFGPVLISKKVGETEYRLSALPLGGFVKLYGEEEQIEDKRAFSSKPNWQKILIAFGGPLFNFILAILLFALIAMVGRQVPKYLYEEPLVGHVVEDSIAYKLGIKERDIILEINSKKVQNWKELENAIFENILAKEWSVKVLRNGEEVSLFLKDSVSKSAGFGAEPWLPAVLGRVVEDSPASQVGLQAGDKILKVNGKEINGWYELVKHVRESKDRPVLLTIQRGDSIEEKMVIPKVDPRTGMPILGIAPYVEKVETREPPLQAILEGFQRTYMLSILSLKALWSLITGGLSIKTLGGPIAIAQLAGESAQHGLIPFIGMMAFISVQLAIFNLIPLPILDGGLILLFLMESIRRKPFSPKFKEVWVKAGYAIIIVLAGFVILNDIMRILSGGRF